From the genome of Candidatus Electrothrix communis, one region includes:
- a CDS encoding IS3 family transposase (programmed frameshift), translating to MSQKRRVHSAAFKGKVALEALKELKPINALASQYEIQPNQISLWKKQLKEGVPEIFSRKRSKAKEDSRKVENRLYEEVGRLKMELDWLKKKVCESCSDPLDLIDPKHKSISIQRQCDLLGISRSRYYYKPAVESELNLKLMRIIDEIYTNFPFYGSRRMVIELERRSFHVNRKRVQRLMRLMGIEAIYPKPKLSQRNSEHKVYPYLLRNILIDRPNQVWSTDITYIPMQDGFMYLTAVIDWYSRYILSWRISNTLDNDFCIEALDEALSQGLPDIFNTDQGVQFTSKKFTKRLTDVDVKISMDGKGRALDNIFVERFWRTVKYESIYLKDYRNGKELYHGLEEYFSFYNTQRPHQSLGYRVPEYIHYC from the exons ATGTCACAAAAAAGAAGAGTCCACTCAGCTGCCTTCAAAGGAAAAGTTGCACTCGAAGCATTGAAAGAGTTGAAGCCAATTAATGCGTTGGCGTCCCAGTATGAGATTCAACCAAACCAGATAAGCCTCTGGAAAAAGCAGCTAAAAGAAGGGGTTCCCGAAATATTCAGTAGAAAACGTAGTAAGGCAAAAGAGGACTCCCGTAAGGTTGAAAATCGTTTATATGAAGAGGTCGGGCGCCTGAAAATGGAGTTGGACTGGCTTAAAAAAAAAGTCTG TGAGTCATGTTCGGATCCACTTGATTTAATTGATCCTAAGCACAAGTCGATCAGCATCCAGAGGCAATGTGACCTGCTCGGCATCAGTCGATCCCGCTATTACTATAAGCCTGCGGTCGAGAGTGAATTGAACCTCAAATTGATGCGAATTATTGATGAGATCTACACCAACTTCCCTTTTTACGGAAGCAGACGGATGGTCATCGAACTGGAGCGGCGTTCTTTTCATGTAAACAGAAAACGGGTTCAAAGGTTGATGCGCCTTATGGGGATTGAGGCGATTTATCCGAAACCGAAGCTAAGCCAAAGGAATAGCGAACATAAGGTTTATCCGTACCTTTTGAGGAACATCTTGATTGATCGTCCCAATCAGGTTTGGAGTACTGATATCACATATATTCCGATGCAGGACGGTTTCATGTACCTGACGGCAGTTATTGATTGGTACAGCCGATACATTCTCAGCTGGCGCATATCCAATACGCTCGATAACGATTTTTGTATTGAGGCCCTTGATGAGGCATTAAGTCAGGGATTACCCGATATTTTTAATACCGATCAGGGGGTACAGTTCACAAGCAAAAAATTCACAAAACGTCTGACAGATGTTGATGTAAAAATCAGCATGGACGGCAAGGGTCGGGCACTGGATAATATTTTTGTCGAGCGTTTTTGGCGTACAGTAAAATATGAAAGCATCTACCTGAAGGACTATCGAAACGGCAAGGAGTTATACCACGGTCTGGAGGAATATTTTTCATTTTACAATACCCAACGCCCCCATCAGTCTTTGGGGTACAGAGTCCCTGAATATATTCATTATTGCTAA
- a CDS encoding radical SAM protein: MLLPLSAPIYFSLELTSACNNQCPVCSNVFERAPTPLPASDWQKIIETIAPHAEVLKLTGGEPTLHPEFKEIISAIEERGIPFTLFTNARWYKPQAVIDLLRSVSQCQGLLISLHGHNAKTHEGFTRTSHSFTETCKNIQRATSAGLAVHTSTVITRYNWDRLNEVANLSQELGARRAVFNRYLGPVMPDIEPDEKQLRKAVFDIESMMQAASNVRYGSCIPQCFLPSSSTGCWAGVAYCTIDPWGNMRPCNHSPTIAGNVLEIPIEELWSGEVMSNWRALIAEQCNNCDEVDTCRGGCRALIEIRDRDPLVQLPIQEKRSQLPIKLKLYNKDSPYLVCKVQQESFGYALIRGHNIIPVTIQAKSILHELDGSTTLQQIYDEFGQDALDFVGKLYHQGFLELS, from the coding sequence ATGCTACTACCTCTTTCTGCACCTATTTATTTTTCCCTAGAACTTACCTCCGCCTGCAACAACCAATGTCCGGTTTGCAGTAATGTTTTTGAACGCGCTCCTACCCCACTTCCTGCATCGGACTGGCAAAAAATCATAGAAACCATCGCACCGCACGCCGAAGTACTCAAGCTGACCGGGGGCGAACCAACCCTGCACCCTGAGTTCAAAGAAATCATTTCTGCCATTGAAGAGCGAGGTATTCCGTTTACTCTCTTCACTAATGCTCGTTGGTACAAACCGCAAGCCGTAATCGATCTGCTCAGATCAGTTTCTCAATGCCAGGGATTACTAATCTCATTGCATGGTCACAATGCCAAGACGCACGAAGGTTTTACCCGTACCTCCCATTCCTTTACAGAGACATGTAAGAATATTCAGCGGGCAACAAGTGCAGGACTTGCGGTTCATACCAGCACAGTTATAACTCGTTATAATTGGGACCGATTAAATGAAGTCGCCAACCTTTCCCAAGAATTGGGTGCAAGACGGGCGGTATTTAATCGGTACCTCGGTCCGGTTATGCCCGATATAGAACCGGATGAAAAACAACTACGCAAAGCAGTCTTTGATATCGAATCAATGATGCAGGCCGCTAGCAATGTTAGATATGGCTCTTGTATCCCACAATGTTTTTTGCCATCCTCTTCGACTGGCTGCTGGGCGGGCGTGGCTTACTGCACAATTGATCCTTGGGGGAATATGCGGCCATGTAATCATTCTCCCACAATTGCAGGCAATGTCCTTGAAATTCCAATTGAGGAGTTGTGGTCCGGTGAGGTTATGAGTAACTGGCGAGCATTGATAGCGGAGCAATGTAACAACTGTGATGAGGTTGATACGTGTCGTGGAGGTTGTCGAGCGTTGATTGAAATTCGGGATAGAGACCCTCTTGTTCAGTTGCCAATTCAAGAAAAACGCTCACAATTACCTATAAAATTAAAATTATACAATAAAGACTCACCATATCTTGTTTGTAAAGTTCAACAGGAGTCTTTTGGATATGCTCTGATTCGAGGCCATAATATTATACCTGTAACTATTCAGGCCAAATCAATTTTACACGAACTCGATGGCTCTACAACATTGCAGCAGATTTACGACGAATTTGGACAAGATGCTCTAGATTTTGTAGGCAAATTATACCATCAGGGCTTTTTGGAACTTTCTTGA
- a CDS encoding tetratricopeptide repeat protein — MPSDQNTFTLFRKKSTLNSCPKRWVHYTILVALAADWIKYGNMPHELISYEADQFKQAMVERILQLCLPEDHAILAMAHLYRRFDEQILAYILDEISTQEAGDLTKKLSRFSFVKYRPPLNGEVGSCLLHDEMRDLVNRYVWSSFDPQGMYRFSWNKKIVNYYAEKIDGEHDSIEKQYLGQERLFYWLDIDLINAFKYSRELFGQATDARDTDFMEAINTEIRRVEERLHPEMRHEFEFRQAEVLHQREHYQDAILKLTALLNDSTIDPDLLALVQLHLIVLYTNSGQLDKAIEVGRQGEQWFNEQLEKISFDNPKRKLLEKNFGELCNNLGYAYRSQYKFHPTINYYNKALKHFTHAGNAYPQIARTKNNLGFVYHRLGRDDEALSACTTALKIRENLDIPYELGLSYNVLGMIFLEQLRVDEAVNYFEKALRAFENAENERGQALALVSYGRLMRQWGWYKVTHAGEPFDNVVQNEYRQAQEMLDKAIITFRQIGDQASLSGALNERGTLFRQQQLLDDAIEYFNESVELAQQIGNQYGQVDNYQDIGISHSLSEEWDQALKYAEKASELALKIEAYSRFARAQRTVADVMFQRGDYGRAFKAARNACIFILRHDPGQLAESPAKRDLIYREMIDWVSDMLLSLPSHKLALEKSEYLVRQWDKEQVGDKRLANLYPGFITRIRDLGQDYPFLTEHQDEKVQ; from the coding sequence TTGCCGAGCGATCAAAATACATTCACCCTTTTTAGAAAAAAATCTACCTTAAATAGCTGTCCTAAAAGATGGGTCCATTATACTATTTTAGTTGCGTTAGCAGCAGATTGGATCAAATATGGAAATATGCCTCATGAGTTAATTTCCTATGAAGCTGATCAGTTTAAACAGGCTATGGTAGAGCGCATCCTGCAACTATGTCTTCCAGAAGACCATGCTATCTTAGCTATGGCACATCTTTATCGTCGATTTGATGAGCAAATCTTAGCTTATATTCTGGATGAAATCTCGACACAGGAAGCAGGTGATCTAACGAAAAAGCTTTCTCGTTTTTCTTTTGTGAAATATCGCCCTCCTCTTAATGGTGAAGTTGGAAGCTGCTTACTACATGACGAGATGCGTGATTTGGTTAATAGATACGTATGGTCTTCCTTTGATCCACAAGGTATGTATCGCTTTAGTTGGAATAAAAAAATAGTCAATTATTACGCTGAGAAAATTGATGGTGAACATGACTCTATCGAAAAACAATATTTAGGTCAGGAACGTCTTTTTTACTGGCTGGATATTGACTTAATAAATGCCTTTAAGTATTCCCGTGAGCTTTTTGGGCAGGCAACAGATGCGCGAGATACGGATTTTATGGAGGCAATCAACACAGAAATCCGTCGAGTCGAGGAGCGGCTTCACCCTGAAATGCGGCATGAATTTGAATTTCGTCAAGCTGAAGTGCTCCATCAACGGGAACATTATCAAGATGCTATTCTGAAATTAACAGCGTTGTTAAACGATTCAACCATTGACCCTGATTTGCTCGCCTTGGTGCAGCTTCATTTAATAGTGTTATACACAAACAGTGGGCAACTAGATAAAGCTATTGAGGTTGGGAGGCAGGGTGAACAATGGTTCAACGAACAACTTGAAAAAATATCCTTTGATAACCCGAAGCGAAAATTACTAGAGAAAAATTTTGGCGAATTATGCAATAATTTGGGCTATGCATATCGTAGTCAATATAAATTTCACCCGACAATTAACTATTACAACAAAGCACTCAAACACTTTACTCACGCAGGTAACGCATACCCTCAAATAGCCCGTACTAAGAATAACCTAGGGTTTGTATATCATCGTCTCGGGAGAGATGACGAAGCCCTTTCAGCATGTACAACAGCACTTAAGATTAGAGAGAATTTGGATATTCCCTACGAGTTGGGACTGAGCTATAACGTATTAGGGATGATATTTCTTGAACAACTCAGAGTGGATGAAGCTGTTAATTACTTTGAAAAAGCATTAAGGGCCTTTGAAAATGCTGAAAATGAACGGGGGCAGGCGCTAGCATTGGTTTCCTATGGCCGGTTAATGCGTCAATGGGGTTGGTATAAGGTAACGCATGCTGGGGAACCATTCGACAATGTGGTGCAAAACGAATATCGTCAGGCGCAAGAGATGCTGGATAAAGCGATTATCACCTTTCGGCAAATTGGTGATCAAGCAAGTCTTTCAGGTGCGTTAAATGAGAGAGGGACATTATTTCGCCAACAACAACTATTGGATGACGCGATAGAGTATTTTAATGAAAGCGTAGAATTAGCGCAACAGATTGGTAACCAATATGGCCAGGTAGATAATTATCAAGATATTGGAATTAGCCATAGTCTTTCTGAAGAATGGGATCAAGCGTTAAAATATGCCGAAAAAGCTAGTGAGTTGGCCTTGAAAATAGAGGCGTATAGTCGTTTTGCCCGTGCGCAACGTACTGTAGCTGATGTAATGTTTCAACGCGGTGACTATGGCCGAGCATTTAAGGCGGCAAGGAATGCCTGCATCTTCATTTTACGACATGACCCTGGTCAACTTGCTGAAAGCCCAGCTAAAAGGGATCTCATCTATCGTGAAATGATAGATTGGGTTAGCGACATGTTATTGAGCTTGCCATCCCACAAATTAGCTTTGGAGAAATCAGAATACCTCGTTCGACAATGGGATAAAGAACAAGTTGGAGATAAACGATTGGCAAATTTGTACCCTGGGTTCATAACGCGTATACGAGATTTAGGCCAAGACTACCCTTTCTTGACCGAACATCAAGATGAGAAAGTACAATGA